In Nicotiana tabacum cultivar K326 chromosome 17, ASM71507v2, whole genome shotgun sequence, one DNA window encodes the following:
- the LOC142171857 gene encoding uncharacterized protein LOC142171857, protein MRRFNPKWFVDYHGWLEYSISNDAAYCLSCYLFKDDNIHQGGGDVFSSIGFRSWNKKKSFDKHVGGTSSFHNQAKRKCVDQGFTFRGHDESKTSFNKGNFLKILSWYAKECDKIYDYVLEYAPQNDEMTSPMIQKDIVTACKMETVKAIIKELNGDYFFLLVNESFDVSRKEQMAIVLRYVDRMGFVVERLVDIVHVKDTCASSLKKAIIDLIAKYSLSLSYVRGKCYDGASNMQGELNGLKMLIRQESRSAHSIHCFSHQLQ, encoded by the exons ATGCGTCGTTTTAATCCTAAATGGTTTGTTGATTATCATGGGTGGTTGGAGTATAGTATAAGTAACGATGCAGCATATTGTTtgagttgttatttgtttaaagacgATAACATTCATCAAGGTGGAGGTGATGTATTTTCGAGCATAGGGTTTAGGAGTTGGAATAAAAAGAAGAGCTTTGATAAGCATGTTGGTGGGACAAGTAGCTTTCATAACCAAGCAAAAAGGAAATGCGTAGAT CAAGGATTTACATTTCGGGGTCATGATGAATCTAAAACATCATTTAACAAgggtaattttcttaaaattcTCTCATGGTATGCAAAAGAATGTGATAAAATTTATGATTATGTATTGGAATATGCTCCTCAAAATGATGAGATGACTTCTCCAATGATTCAAAAAGACATTGTGACTGCTTGTAAAATGGAAACAGTTAAAGCTATCATTAAAGAATTAAATGGTGACTACTTTTTCTTATTAGTTAATGAATCTTTTGATGTGTCGCGAAAGGAGCAAATGGCTATTGTCTTACGATATGTTGATAGAATGGGATTTGTGGTGGAGCGACTTGTTGATATTGTTCATGTCAAAGATACGTGTGCTTCATCTCTAAAGAAGGCAATTATTGACTTAATTGCTAAATATTCCTTAAGTCTATCATATGTTCGTGGGAAATGTTACGATGGAGCAAGCAATATGCAAGGTGAGCTCAATGGCCTTAAAATGTTGATTAGGCAAGAAAGTAGATCAGCTCACTCTATTCATTGTTTTTCTCACCAACTTCAATAA